In Hyphomicrobiales bacterium, the sequence AGCCGGCCATAGAGGTTGCGGTCGCCGCGTTGCCAGCTTTCCCGGATATAGTCCCATTGCTCGGCCGGAATGGCGAGCCGGGTCAGGATCTCCTCGCTCGCCAGCGCCTTCTCGATGAAGACGAAGCAGAGCTGCTCGATCGCCTCTGTCGGCGCCTCGATGTCGCGCTCTATCTGCTCCAGCGTGAAGGCGTAGGCGGCGCTTTCGTCCCAATAGGTCTCGCCGTCGATGGTGTGGAAGGCGAAGCCCAGCCGCTCGACCTGTTCGGTCCAGTCCGGGCGCGGTGGAAGGGTGACGCGGCGCATCTCAGGACGAGGAGTGCGAGGAATAGGAGCGTGCGGTCGAGCCAAAGCCGCCGCGCGAGGAGACGCTTGTCGCCGCGACGCTGCCGCTACTGGAACCTCCGGCGAAGGCGGCCGTGACGCCGCGTCCGCTCGTCGTGGAATAGGCGCGCGATCGGCTGCTGGAGGAGCTGCTGCTGCCGTAGCCGCCGGAAGAGCTCGACGAGGAGCTGCTACGCGCCTGCTGGCATTCCGGCTGGGCCGAACCGGGAGGGCATTCGCTGGTCGTCGGAGGCAGGAGCGGCTGCGCCTGCGCGCCGGCCATGCCGCGCGCCAGCATGAAGCCGGCCAGGGCTGGAATGAAGTACTGCGCCCCGCCGATGCTGGCGGTGCTGCAGCCATTGGCGCCGTACTGCGCCTCGCATTCGTTCTGGCTGCGGAATTTCGGCGCGTCCTTGAGGCGCGCGGCCGTCGCCTCCGAGAACGCCGTCTCGCATTGCTGCGCGGTGAGCTGCCCGGCCGTCCGGCAATCGCTCAGATTGTTGTAGACGAGGTTCTCCTCACCGTCGTCGCCCGTCATCGACCAGACCGTCGCAACGAGGAGAACGCCGGCAGCAGCAAGCCCGATCTGCGACGAGCGCTTCATGGCCGCCTCATTCCGTCATGCTGGCAGCGGCCAGCGTTCCGGACACGATCGCGATGACGGCGAGCATCGCCGCGGATGGCAGCCTGTCCTCCTCGATCTTCCGCG encodes:
- a CDS encoding conserved hypothetical protein (Evidence 4 : Unknown function but conserved in other organisms); the encoded protein is MKRSSQIGLAAAGVLLVATVWSMTGDDGEENLVYNNLSDCRTAGQLTAQQCETAFSEATAARLKDAPKFRSQNECEAQYGANGCSTASIGGAQYFIPALAGFMLARGMAGAQAQPLLPPTTSECPPGSAQPECQQARSSSSSSSSGGYGSSSSSSSRSRAYSTTSGRGVTAAFAGGSSSGSVAATSVSSRGGFGSTARSYSSHSSS